The following are encoded in a window of Pagrus major chromosome 14, Pma_NU_1.0 genomic DNA:
- the LOC141008632 gene encoding histone H2A-like, whose protein sequence is MSGRGKVGGKARSKAKSRSSRAGLQFPVGRVHRLLRKGNYAQRVGAGAPVYLAAVLEYLAAEILELAGNAARDNKKTRIIPRHLQLAVRNDEELNKLLGGVTIAQGGVLPNIQAVLLPKKTEKAKK, encoded by the coding sequence ATGTCCGGAAGAGGGAAGGTCGGCGGTAAGGCCCGGTCCAAGGCCAAGAGCCGCTCGTCCCGTGCCGGGCTTCAGTTCCCAGTCGGCCGCGTCCACAGGCTGCTGAGGAAGGGAAACTACGCTCAGCGCGTCGGCGCCGGAGCTCCGGTGTATCTGGCGGCGGTGCTGGAGTATCTGGCCGCTGAGATCCTGGAGTTGGCCGGAAACGCCGCCCGCGACAACAAGAAGACCAGGATCATCCCCCGCCACCTGCAGCTGGCGGTCCGCAACGACGAGGAGCTCAACAAGCTGCTGGGCGGAGTCACCATCGCTCAGGGCGGCGTGCTGCCCAACATCCAGGCCGTCCTGCTGCCCAAGAAGACCGAGAAGGCGAAGAAGTAA
- the LOC141008545 gene encoding histone H4 yields MSGRGKGGKGLGKGGAKRHRKVLRDNIQGITKPAIRRLARRGGVKRISGLIYEETRGVLKVFLENVIRDAVTYTEHAKRKTVTAMDVVYALKRQGRTLYGFGG; encoded by the coding sequence ATGAGCGGCCGCGGGAAAGGAGGTAAAGGACTCGGGAAAGGAGGCGCCAAACGGCACCGCAAAGTCCTCCGCGACAACATCCAGGGAATCACCAAACCCGCCATCCGCCGCCTGGCTCGCCGCGGCGGAGTGAAGCGTATCTCCGGTCTGATCTACGAGGAGACCCGCGGGGTGCTCAAGGTTTTCCTGGAGAACGTGATCCGTGACGCCGTCACCTACACCGAGCACGCCAAGAGGAAGACCGTCACCGCCATGGACGTGGTGTACGCGCTGAAGAGGCAGGGCCGCACCCTGTACGGCTTCGGAGGCTGA